From the Primulina tabacum isolate GXHZ01 chromosome 3, ASM2559414v2, whole genome shotgun sequence genome, one window contains:
- the LOC142538540 gene encoding uncharacterized protein LOC142538540 encodes MIQPVEEEVWRVFVDGASNLSGYVVGVVLVSPSREKIKLALRIDSRVTNNEAEYEAVLTGLQAAREVGASRVIIYSDSQFVTQQIKGTYEAKNEKILKYLGLITARAASLTDWSIERIPREENAEADTLAKLAACMT; translated from the coding sequence ATGATTCAACCAGTAGAAGAAGAGGTCTGGAGGGTGTTTGTTGATGGTGCATCAAATTTATCAGGATATGTTGTGGGAGTGGTCCTGGTTTCCCCGTCAAGAGAAAAAATCAAGTTGGCTTTGAGAATTGATTCCAGGGTCACCAATAACGAAGCGGAGTATGAGGCTGTTTTGACAGGATTGCAGGCTGCCCGGGAAGTTGGTGCTTCCCGGGTCATTATTTATTCTGACTCCCAGTTTGTTACACAGCAGATAAAGGGAACATATGAGGCCAAGAAtgaaaaaattctaaaatatttagGGCTCATCACTGCCCGGGCAGCGTCTCTGACCGACTGGAGTATCGAGCGAATTCCCCGGGAAGAAAATGCAGAAGCTGACACCTTAGCCAAATTGGCTGCTTGCATGACATAA
- the LOC142540914 gene encoding putative inactive leucine-rich repeat receptor-like protein kinase At3g03770 isoform X1, with protein MSLSVREFIAEPKMGFSRLCFLLCFSLGFLICGTFQLQSSQIQVLLQLRKQLEYPKQLDYWLNKGIDLCYFSSPQVNLSCQDNFISEIRIYGDMQTRASAFDGFPIPYQTLSQNFSMDSLLATLSRLNSLRSLSLVSLGIWGPIPVKIHRLQFLEYLDLSWNFFYGSIPQTLPRIVNLEILKLDGNFLNDTFPNWLDSFSNLTSLSLKNNQIYGPIPASLGRATSLMDINLSNNQISGKLPDLRSLSSLNWLDLSNNKLDSELPIMPKGITAVLLSNNSFSGRIPKQYGELNNLQQLDLSFNALQGTTPSELFTLPNITSLNLASNMLIGSLPSSLSCGSSLGLVDFSNNRLKGVLPSCLSSDLKTRVVKFGGNCLSIDLEHQHPEAYCVENSSRKKNSKGKTVGILAGVICGIMVILATLAFGFLVLCRQYCPHGSSEQQLLHKSVQDNSVKSRGSELITNARFISDAAKLGTQDRPAHRLFSIDELKEATNNFDDLALMGEGSNGKIYKGRLENRDQVAVRCLKVSKRYTIRNLKLRLDLLAKLRHPHLVCLLGHCIKIEGKDEAGVSEVYLIYEYIPHGNYQARLSETSSQKVIRWPDRLAILIGIAKAVHFLHNGIIPGFFSNQLKAKNILLIENGIGKLRDYGLSVVADQKLDKDKVWNITDQKLDKDKEESGGLKSWQIKNLEDDIYSFGMILLESLVAPSVRARKESFVLNEMVSLGNPDCIGGIVDPIVLASCCQESLSIVISLTINSISPESSTRPSFEDVLWNLQYAAQVQATSDGEQRIGKLLQSLSCAI; from the exons ATGTCTCTAAGTGTTCGTGAATTTATTGCTGAGCCTAAGATGGGATTTTCGAGATTGTGTTTTTTACTCTGTTTTTCACTGGGTTTCTTGATCTGTGGTACATTCCAACTGCAATCCTCTCAAATCCAAGTGCTTTTGCAGTTAAGGAAGCAATTAGAGTACCCAAAACAGTTGGATTATTGGCTCAATAAAGGAATTGATCTGTGTTATTTTTCTTCTCCTCAAGTGAATCTTTCATGTCAAGATAATTTTATTTCTGAAATCAGAATATATGGTGATATGCAAACAAGGGCCAGTGCTTTTGATGGATTCCCTATTCCTTATCAAACTTTGTCACAAAATTTCTCAATGGATTCACTTTTAGCAACATTGTCAAGGCTTAATAGTTTAAGATCTTTGAGTCTAGTGTCATTAGGCATATGGGGTCCAATTCCTGTAAAAATTCATAGGCTGCAGTTTCTTGAATACTTAGATTTGAGTTGGAACTTTTTCTATGGTTCAATTCCTCAGACACTTCCAAGAATTGTGAACCTAGAGATCCTTAAACTTGATggcaacttcttgaatgatacTTTTCCTAATTGGTtagattcattttcaaatcttACAAGTTTGAGTTTGAAGAACAATCAAATTTATGGTCCGATACCAGCTTCATTGGGAAGAGCTACTTCTTTGATGGATATCAACTTGTCCAACAATCAAATTTCTGGTAAATTGCCCGATCTTAGAAGCTTGTCTAGCTTAAACTGGCTGGATTTGAGCAACAATAAGTTAGATTCCGAACTTCCAATTATGCCAAAAGGAATAACTGCTGTTTTGCTGAGCAACAACTCCTTCTCTGGTAGAATTCCTAAGCAATATGGCGAGCTAAATAATCTCCAGCAACTTGACCTTTCTTTCAATGCTCTTCAGGGTACTACTCCTTCCGAGCTTTTTACCTTGCCCAATATCACATCATTAAACTTGGCATCGAATATGTTGATCGGTTCGCTTCCATCAAGTTTATCTTGTGGCAGTAGCCTTGGATTAGTTGACTTCTCTAACAATAGATTGAAAGGCGTTCTTCCATCATGTTTAAGCTCGGATTTGAAAACCCGAGTGGTTAAGTTTGGAGGGAATTGCTTGTCGATAGATTTGGAACACCAGCATCCCGAAGCATATTGTGTAGAAAACTCATCCAGAAAAAAGAACTCTAAAGGGAAGACTGTGGGGATATTAGCAGGTGTAATTTGCGGGATCATGGTCATATTGGCGACTCTGGCTTTTGGATTTCTTGTATTATGTCGACAGTATTGCCCTCACGGATCATCAGAGCAGCAGTTGCTGCACAAGTCCGTGCAAGATAATTCAGTTAAAAGTCGCGGTTCTGAGCTTATAACAAATGCAA GATTTATTTCTGATGCGGCAAAGTTAGGCACACAAGATAGGCCTGCTCACCGACTATTTTCTATCGACGAGCTAAAGGAAGCTACAAACAACTTCGACGATCTAGCCTTGATGGGCGAAGGTTCAAACGGAAAG ATATACAAAGGAAGACTGGAAAACAGGGATCAGGTAGCCGTACGGTGTTTGAAAGTGTCAAAAAGGTATACTATCCGAAACCTCAAACTTAGACTGGATTTGCTGGCTAAACTTCGTCATCCACATTTGGTCTGCCTCCTGGGACACTGCATCAAGATTGAAGGAAAAGATGAAGCCGGTGTCAGTGAAGTCTATCTTATTTACGAATATATACCTCATGGAAATTATCAAGCTCGTCTTTCTG AAACTAGTTCTCAAAAGGTGATCAGATGGCCGGATAGGTTGGCAATTCTAATCGGCATTGCGAAGGCTGTGCATTTTCTGCACAATGGAATAATTCCTGGTTTTTTCAGCAACCAACTGAAAGCAAAAAACATATTGCTAATTGAAAATGGGATAGGGAAGCTCCGTGACTATGGGTTATCTGTTGTAGCTGATCAAAAACTTGACAAGGACAAGGTATGGAACATAACAGATCAAAAACTTGACAAGGACAAG gAAGAAAGTGGAGGCCTTAAATCATG GCAAATAAAGAACCTTGAGGACGATATTTATAGTTTCGGGATGATATTACTGGAGTCACTTGTTGCACCATCAGTTCGTGCAAGAAAAGAGTCATTCGTGCTCAACGAAATG GTATCTTTAGGGAATCCCGATTGCATCGGTGGAATAGTTGATCCAATTGTACTGGCATCTTGCTGTCAAGAATCTCTCTCAATCGTGATATCCTTAACTATCAACTCCATTTCTCCCGAGTCGTCTACTCGCCCGTCTTTTGAGGATGTCCTCTGGAACTTGCAATATGCAGCTCAAGTTCAAGCAACATCAGATGGTGAACAAAGAATTGGAAAATTACTGCAATCTTTATCTTGTGCCATATAG
- the LOC142540914 gene encoding putative inactive leucine-rich repeat receptor-like protein kinase At3g03770 isoform X3 translates to MSLSVREFIAEPKMGFSRLCFLLCFSLGFLICGTFQLQSSQIQVLLQLRKQLEYPKQLDYWLNKGIDLCYFSSPQVNLSCQDNFISEIRIYGDMQTRASAFDGFPIPYQTLSQNFSMDSLLATLSRLNSLRSLSLVSLGIWGPIPVKIHRLQFLEYLDLSWNFFYGSIPQTLPRIVNLEILKLDGNFLNDTFPNWLDSFSNLTSLSLKNNQIYGPIPASLGRATSLMDINLSNNQISGKLPDLRSLSSLNWLDLSNNKLDSELPIMPKGITAVLLSNNSFSGRIPKQYGELNNLQQLDLSFNALQGTTPSELFTLPNITSLNLASNMLIGSLPSSLSCGSSLGLVDFSNNRLKGVLPSCLSSDLKTRVVKFGGNCLSIDLEHQHPEAYCVENSSRKKNSKGKTVGILAGVICGIMVILATLAFGFLVLCRQYCPHGSSEQQLLHKSVQDNSVKSRGSELITNARFISDAAKLGTQDRPAHRLFSIDELKEATNNFDDLALMGEGSNGKIYKGRLENRDQVAVRCLKVSKRYTIRNLKLRLDLLAKLRHPHLVCLLGHCIKIEGKDEAGVSEVYLIYEYIPHGNYQARLSETSSQKVIRWPDRLAILIGIAKAVHFLHNGIIPGFFSNQLKAKNILLIENGIGKLRDYGLSVVADQKLDKDKVWNITQTV, encoded by the exons ATGTCTCTAAGTGTTCGTGAATTTATTGCTGAGCCTAAGATGGGATTTTCGAGATTGTGTTTTTTACTCTGTTTTTCACTGGGTTTCTTGATCTGTGGTACATTCCAACTGCAATCCTCTCAAATCCAAGTGCTTTTGCAGTTAAGGAAGCAATTAGAGTACCCAAAACAGTTGGATTATTGGCTCAATAAAGGAATTGATCTGTGTTATTTTTCTTCTCCTCAAGTGAATCTTTCATGTCAAGATAATTTTATTTCTGAAATCAGAATATATGGTGATATGCAAACAAGGGCCAGTGCTTTTGATGGATTCCCTATTCCTTATCAAACTTTGTCACAAAATTTCTCAATGGATTCACTTTTAGCAACATTGTCAAGGCTTAATAGTTTAAGATCTTTGAGTCTAGTGTCATTAGGCATATGGGGTCCAATTCCTGTAAAAATTCATAGGCTGCAGTTTCTTGAATACTTAGATTTGAGTTGGAACTTTTTCTATGGTTCAATTCCTCAGACACTTCCAAGAATTGTGAACCTAGAGATCCTTAAACTTGATggcaacttcttgaatgatacTTTTCCTAATTGGTtagattcattttcaaatcttACAAGTTTGAGTTTGAAGAACAATCAAATTTATGGTCCGATACCAGCTTCATTGGGAAGAGCTACTTCTTTGATGGATATCAACTTGTCCAACAATCAAATTTCTGGTAAATTGCCCGATCTTAGAAGCTTGTCTAGCTTAAACTGGCTGGATTTGAGCAACAATAAGTTAGATTCCGAACTTCCAATTATGCCAAAAGGAATAACTGCTGTTTTGCTGAGCAACAACTCCTTCTCTGGTAGAATTCCTAAGCAATATGGCGAGCTAAATAATCTCCAGCAACTTGACCTTTCTTTCAATGCTCTTCAGGGTACTACTCCTTCCGAGCTTTTTACCTTGCCCAATATCACATCATTAAACTTGGCATCGAATATGTTGATCGGTTCGCTTCCATCAAGTTTATCTTGTGGCAGTAGCCTTGGATTAGTTGACTTCTCTAACAATAGATTGAAAGGCGTTCTTCCATCATGTTTAAGCTCGGATTTGAAAACCCGAGTGGTTAAGTTTGGAGGGAATTGCTTGTCGATAGATTTGGAACACCAGCATCCCGAAGCATATTGTGTAGAAAACTCATCCAGAAAAAAGAACTCTAAAGGGAAGACTGTGGGGATATTAGCAGGTGTAATTTGCGGGATCATGGTCATATTGGCGACTCTGGCTTTTGGATTTCTTGTATTATGTCGACAGTATTGCCCTCACGGATCATCAGAGCAGCAGTTGCTGCACAAGTCCGTGCAAGATAATTCAGTTAAAAGTCGCGGTTCTGAGCTTATAACAAATGCAA GATTTATTTCTGATGCGGCAAAGTTAGGCACACAAGATAGGCCTGCTCACCGACTATTTTCTATCGACGAGCTAAAGGAAGCTACAAACAACTTCGACGATCTAGCCTTGATGGGCGAAGGTTCAAACGGAAAG ATATACAAAGGAAGACTGGAAAACAGGGATCAGGTAGCCGTACGGTGTTTGAAAGTGTCAAAAAGGTATACTATCCGAAACCTCAAACTTAGACTGGATTTGCTGGCTAAACTTCGTCATCCACATTTGGTCTGCCTCCTGGGACACTGCATCAAGATTGAAGGAAAAGATGAAGCCGGTGTCAGTGAAGTCTATCTTATTTACGAATATATACCTCATGGAAATTATCAAGCTCGTCTTTCTG AAACTAGTTCTCAAAAGGTGATCAGATGGCCGGATAGGTTGGCAATTCTAATCGGCATTGCGAAGGCTGTGCATTTTCTGCACAATGGAATAATTCCTGGTTTTTTCAGCAACCAACTGAAAGCAAAAAACATATTGCTAATTGAAAATGGGATAGGGAAGCTCCGTGACTATGGGTTATCTGTTGTAGCTGATCAAAAACTTGACAAGGACAAG GTATGGAACATAACGCAAACCGTATAA
- the LOC142540914 gene encoding putative inactive leucine-rich repeat receptor-like protein kinase At3g03770 isoform X2 produces MSLSVREFIAEPKMGFSRLCFLLCFSLGFLICGTFQLQSSQIQVLLQLRKQLEYPKQLDYWLNKGIDLCYFSSPQVNLSCQDNFISEIRIYGDMQTRASAFDGFPIPYQTLSQNFSMDSLLATLSRLNSLRSLSLVSLGIWGPIPVKIHRLQFLEYLDLSWNFFYGSIPQTLPRIVNLEILKLDGNFLNDTFPNWLDSFSNLTSLSLKNNQIYGPIPASLGRATSLMDINLSNNQISGKLPDLRSLSSLNWLDLSNNKLDSELPIMPKGITAVLLSNNSFSGRIPKQYGELNNLQQLDLSFNALQGTTPSELFTLPNITSLNLASNMLIGSLPSSLSCGSSLGLVDFSNNRLKGVLPSCLSSDLKTRVVKFGGNCLSIDLEHQHPEAYCVENSSRKKNSKGKTVGILAGVICGIMVILATLAFGFLVLCRQYCPHGSSEQQLLHKSVQDNSVKSRGSELITNARFISDAAKLGTQDRPAHRLFSIDELKEATNNFDDLALMGEGSNGKIYKGRLENRDQVAVRCLKVSKRYTIRNLKLRLDLLAKLRHPHLVCLLGHCIKIEGKDEAGVSEVYLIYEYIPHGNYQARLSETSSQKVIRWPDRLAILIGIAKAVHFLHNGIIPGFFSNQLKAKNILLIENGIGKLRDYGLSVVADQKLDKDKEESGGLKSWQIKNLEDDIYSFGMILLESLVAPSVRARKESFVLNEMVSLGNPDCIGGIVDPIVLASCCQESLSIVISLTINSISPESSTRPSFEDVLWNLQYAAQVQATSDGEQRIGKLLQSLSCAI; encoded by the exons ATGTCTCTAAGTGTTCGTGAATTTATTGCTGAGCCTAAGATGGGATTTTCGAGATTGTGTTTTTTACTCTGTTTTTCACTGGGTTTCTTGATCTGTGGTACATTCCAACTGCAATCCTCTCAAATCCAAGTGCTTTTGCAGTTAAGGAAGCAATTAGAGTACCCAAAACAGTTGGATTATTGGCTCAATAAAGGAATTGATCTGTGTTATTTTTCTTCTCCTCAAGTGAATCTTTCATGTCAAGATAATTTTATTTCTGAAATCAGAATATATGGTGATATGCAAACAAGGGCCAGTGCTTTTGATGGATTCCCTATTCCTTATCAAACTTTGTCACAAAATTTCTCAATGGATTCACTTTTAGCAACATTGTCAAGGCTTAATAGTTTAAGATCTTTGAGTCTAGTGTCATTAGGCATATGGGGTCCAATTCCTGTAAAAATTCATAGGCTGCAGTTTCTTGAATACTTAGATTTGAGTTGGAACTTTTTCTATGGTTCAATTCCTCAGACACTTCCAAGAATTGTGAACCTAGAGATCCTTAAACTTGATggcaacttcttgaatgatacTTTTCCTAATTGGTtagattcattttcaaatcttACAAGTTTGAGTTTGAAGAACAATCAAATTTATGGTCCGATACCAGCTTCATTGGGAAGAGCTACTTCTTTGATGGATATCAACTTGTCCAACAATCAAATTTCTGGTAAATTGCCCGATCTTAGAAGCTTGTCTAGCTTAAACTGGCTGGATTTGAGCAACAATAAGTTAGATTCCGAACTTCCAATTATGCCAAAAGGAATAACTGCTGTTTTGCTGAGCAACAACTCCTTCTCTGGTAGAATTCCTAAGCAATATGGCGAGCTAAATAATCTCCAGCAACTTGACCTTTCTTTCAATGCTCTTCAGGGTACTACTCCTTCCGAGCTTTTTACCTTGCCCAATATCACATCATTAAACTTGGCATCGAATATGTTGATCGGTTCGCTTCCATCAAGTTTATCTTGTGGCAGTAGCCTTGGATTAGTTGACTTCTCTAACAATAGATTGAAAGGCGTTCTTCCATCATGTTTAAGCTCGGATTTGAAAACCCGAGTGGTTAAGTTTGGAGGGAATTGCTTGTCGATAGATTTGGAACACCAGCATCCCGAAGCATATTGTGTAGAAAACTCATCCAGAAAAAAGAACTCTAAAGGGAAGACTGTGGGGATATTAGCAGGTGTAATTTGCGGGATCATGGTCATATTGGCGACTCTGGCTTTTGGATTTCTTGTATTATGTCGACAGTATTGCCCTCACGGATCATCAGAGCAGCAGTTGCTGCACAAGTCCGTGCAAGATAATTCAGTTAAAAGTCGCGGTTCTGAGCTTATAACAAATGCAA GATTTATTTCTGATGCGGCAAAGTTAGGCACACAAGATAGGCCTGCTCACCGACTATTTTCTATCGACGAGCTAAAGGAAGCTACAAACAACTTCGACGATCTAGCCTTGATGGGCGAAGGTTCAAACGGAAAG ATATACAAAGGAAGACTGGAAAACAGGGATCAGGTAGCCGTACGGTGTTTGAAAGTGTCAAAAAGGTATACTATCCGAAACCTCAAACTTAGACTGGATTTGCTGGCTAAACTTCGTCATCCACATTTGGTCTGCCTCCTGGGACACTGCATCAAGATTGAAGGAAAAGATGAAGCCGGTGTCAGTGAAGTCTATCTTATTTACGAATATATACCTCATGGAAATTATCAAGCTCGTCTTTCTG AAACTAGTTCTCAAAAGGTGATCAGATGGCCGGATAGGTTGGCAATTCTAATCGGCATTGCGAAGGCTGTGCATTTTCTGCACAATGGAATAATTCCTGGTTTTTTCAGCAACCAACTGAAAGCAAAAAACATATTGCTAATTGAAAATGGGATAGGGAAGCTCCGTGACTATGGGTTATCTGTTGTAGCTGATCAAAAACTTGACAAGGACAAG gAAGAAAGTGGAGGCCTTAAATCATG GCAAATAAAGAACCTTGAGGACGATATTTATAGTTTCGGGATGATATTACTGGAGTCACTTGTTGCACCATCAGTTCGTGCAAGAAAAGAGTCATTCGTGCTCAACGAAATG GTATCTTTAGGGAATCCCGATTGCATCGGTGGAATAGTTGATCCAATTGTACTGGCATCTTGCTGTCAAGAATCTCTCTCAATCGTGATATCCTTAACTATCAACTCCATTTCTCCCGAGTCGTCTACTCGCCCGTCTTTTGAGGATGTCCTCTGGAACTTGCAATATGCAGCTCAAGTTCAAGCAACATCAGATGGTGAACAAAGAATTGGAAAATTACTGCAATCTTTATCTTGTGCCATATAG